The Pseudomonas parafulva genome window below encodes:
- a CDS encoding class I SAM-dependent methyltransferase has translation MTLSLAKSYNGKTDVYERARPLYPSAAITWINHCVPRLSTLPIVDIGAGTGILTRQLGALGLPMIGIEPNRQMLTQARDRDQNADYRQGSAEDTGLAPGSARAIVCGQSFHWFDTRRAAEEFRRILNVGGPVILAWNIRSPDHDAFHIAYEAMLAQSFEHYAQTLEIDRELEDRVNDFYAGQFEERRFANAQQLGIDEFIDRTLSCSYAALPGTAEYEAAIAALQALHRQFQVQGQVSLRYSTRVVHGVI, from the coding sequence ATGACCCTCTCATTGGCGAAGTCCTACAACGGCAAAACTGACGTGTACGAGCGCGCAAGACCGCTCTACCCCAGTGCCGCGATCACGTGGATCAATCACTGCGTTCCACGCCTGTCCACGCTACCGATTGTCGATATCGGTGCAGGCACAGGTATTCTCACCCGCCAGCTTGGCGCTTTAGGGCTCCCCATGATCGGCATCGAACCCAATCGTCAGATGCTCACTCAAGCGCGTGACCGTGACCAGAACGCAGACTATCGACAGGGATCTGCCGAAGACACCGGACTGGCCCCAGGCTCGGCCCGTGCAATTGTGTGCGGGCAATCCTTCCATTGGTTCGATACTCGGCGAGCGGCTGAGGAGTTTCGCCGAATCCTGAACGTCGGCGGACCGGTCATACTGGCGTGGAACATCAGAAGCCCTGACCACGACGCCTTCCATATCGCTTATGAAGCCATGCTCGCACAGAGCTTCGAGCACTATGCACAGACGCTCGAGATCGACCGGGAACTCGAGGACCGCGTGAACGACTTCTACGCTGGGCAGTTCGAAGAACGCAGATTTGCCAATGCCCAGCAGTTGGGAATTGATGAATTCATCGACAGAACCTTGTCGTGCTCGTACGCCGCGTTGCCGGGAACCGCCGAGTACGAAGCTGCGATTGCAGCCCTGCAAGCGCTTCATCGTCAATTCCAGGTGCAAGGTCAAGTATCGCTTCGGTACTCAACGCGTGTCGTCCATGGCGTTATCTAA
- a CDS encoding type I polyketide synthase produces the protein MSELNDQQSRLEDTAIAIVGMACRFPGANSVHQYWQNLLNGVESIEVSQDQAGRIHAKAQITHIECFDHEFFGFSLKEAMLLDPQQRVLLECAWEAMEDAALHGRTAATGVFCGAGPSSYFINNVYGLQAHDSACALYQSSEALARFMATDKEFLASRIAYKLDCRGPAVNVQAACATSLFGVQAAVQALLLGECESAVVGASAISVPQTIPYFFEPGMPFSSDGHCRPFDAQASGTIFGSGAAVIVLKRLSDALAQGDEIHALIRGIATNNDGAHRAGMSAPSVAGQTQVVSEALSLAESSPERIHYIEAHGTATPIGDPIEVKALANVFAERSRQSLCYLGSVKGNIGHLGWAAGMAGLIKGIMIAKYRKIPATLHLHTYNPELHIEDTPFEVNRNTIDLDVDRVQIGVSSFGLGGNNAHLILETAPTHAHAPAVPALPAGLVPLSARSPQALRELIAQYREFLHTQPDEAYATFVANLWQRRTHFDHRACLVATDRSQAMQGLQDLQDMPLPIRHSQPVRVALMFSGQGGEHRGMARALYEREPVFRQAVDEFDAICSTTFAARAAQLLFDDHFSGALETDISRSQPLIFVVQVAMARLLLSNLHAPDALLGHSLGEYAAACIAGVFTPEQGFMIVTERSRLLHSIGEQGAMLMIATDQEQVIGLMQACGVNASIAATNTLANTVVSGSVADIETLMRHADACAVTHQRLNISRPGHSALLEPLLEQFEAFVSQFELASPSMPLISGLTGTMADSTVAQAAYWRRQLRETVNWQSAYACAVERGCTHFVEVGVSSALSAMAVGQSPSEVIVLPMTRKGRASDQQYLAVLARLYSDGAQLSSSLAPSPHLLEGLPSYPFQRVRCWIESNVPEASTPSLYKTTWHPLSWENAQSISSPPTNVLLLTPDSNSRYGSALQRAFGHVWAVDSAPWIGAAQGSDHCAPAAIDTLWREYPEGFDCVYADLTHLPTDEPDAAVAVCAYLLDLVRSLTRTYAQLPRLCAICASPAAMAHPDHPSALATSVAALFRTVMIECPQLRACVVHFVQPSPAQPDDENEWRVLRQVLHSDEALVHCSDGTAQVPRLEAAHLEQTPMKFDNGITYLLLGGGGGIGRHLIQRLVDDHVSAIHVIGRSLRPADELQAIMRCHPQVHYHCMDTSSEQGREECRAWASSARLGKLCLFNLAVDLQDKLYEDVSFEDLRRAFAAKCTAILTLCTVLAERGLQVQWVINFSSATALLGNGGQAAYGAASAFLDALPTQCFGTAANVSTINWGVWLDAGALRDQPQRQHVLQAGGLLGHSSAQGIDYLSQLMAQPPGNSAFMKLDVELLAARSPACARLLEQLPPSAQASAISTPDSLTLAERLGTCHDERARRSELEPWLMKTVDNLVGLNASTQRSFQDISQATLAELGFDSLAKVQLRNALTTQLGIDYSIKQLQQIANMDALAQVVATLTGTEQWRAPGARPQSLDSVETGEPPVSIQQVRWLSLIAKGYGLRVIPYRIHAPLQREHCYAALSQVLDEEPLLRTFFPQGRPQIRSTHEVLDSFDALFVDLRDVADPAQQLGEQVRAMARTLPQPQVNVTWALRFIDVGEPFFIALLGVQHLEFDGKSLTLMLERFAHCLHAFMRDQTPRARAEGLRYADYARRQAQYQSTWAEDAAFFRGLFNAFEGPTALPDHPGFTSTTVAPSSRYSIELPSANRRLATLGGEYGFSVFNAVLYAYASTMAHVLRCDKLMISTINSGRGLEELNDVIGPFTSPWPIPITVHHQWLDGIGMVARTINAMQDYPLMHPSMLIDVVPAFAGMALDTYFSDLGINFLNYRHTVPAPDQVRVEGVEILGPISDRLLAQANIEDMQRVPGLHLVVEILDDDLRLNFWHHSQRFSHKQVEGWAQLMSQKLDALLQLKERDV, from the coding sequence ATGAGCGAGCTCAATGACCAACAGTCGAGACTCGAAGACACCGCGATCGCCATCGTCGGCATGGCATGCCGCTTCCCGGGTGCCAATTCGGTGCATCAATACTGGCAGAATCTCCTGAATGGCGTGGAGAGCATCGAGGTTTCCCAAGATCAGGCAGGCAGAATTCACGCCAAGGCGCAGATCACGCACATCGAGTGCTTTGATCACGAATTTTTCGGCTTCAGCCTCAAGGAGGCGATGTTGTTGGATCCGCAACAGCGGGTGTTGCTCGAATGTGCGTGGGAAGCGATGGAAGATGCCGCGCTACATGGCCGAACAGCAGCCACTGGGGTGTTCTGCGGTGCGGGTCCAAGTTCGTATTTCATTAACAATGTCTATGGCTTGCAAGCACACGACAGTGCATGCGCCCTGTACCAGTCCTCTGAAGCGCTCGCCCGCTTCATGGCCACTGACAAGGAATTCCTTGCCAGCAGAATTGCCTACAAACTCGATTGCCGTGGGCCGGCGGTGAATGTTCAGGCCGCATGCGCAACCTCTTTGTTTGGCGTCCAGGCTGCCGTACAGGCCCTGCTTCTAGGCGAATGCGAAAGCGCGGTGGTCGGCGCCAGTGCTATCTCGGTACCTCAGACGATTCCTTACTTCTTCGAGCCTGGGATGCCGTTCAGCTCGGACGGTCACTGCCGTCCGTTCGACGCCCAGGCCAGCGGCACCATCTTTGGTTCCGGGGCGGCGGTCATCGTGCTCAAGCGACTGAGCGACGCGCTTGCCCAAGGCGATGAGATTCATGCGCTCATTCGGGGTATTGCAACCAACAATGACGGTGCTCACCGGGCAGGCATGTCGGCGCCATCCGTGGCAGGCCAGACTCAAGTGGTGAGTGAAGCGTTGAGTCTTGCAGAGAGCTCGCCGGAACGCATCCACTACATCGAGGCCCACGGCACCGCCACGCCCATTGGCGACCCGATTGAAGTCAAAGCCTTGGCCAACGTCTTCGCTGAACGCTCCAGGCAGTCACTCTGCTATCTGGGCAGCGTCAAGGGCAACATCGGCCACTTGGGATGGGCAGCAGGCATGGCAGGACTGATCAAAGGGATCATGATCGCCAAGTACCGCAAGATTCCGGCGACGCTCCACCTACACACTTACAATCCAGAACTGCACATCGAAGACACGCCATTTGAAGTCAACCGGAACACGATTGACCTTGATGTCGATCGTGTCCAGATCGGCGTCAGCAGCTTCGGCTTGGGTGGCAACAACGCCCATTTGATCCTGGAAACGGCGCCTACGCACGCTCATGCCCCAGCAGTGCCCGCGCTCCCGGCAGGTCTCGTTCCTCTGTCAGCACGCTCCCCGCAAGCCCTACGTGAATTGATAGCGCAATACAGGGAGTTTCTACATACCCAGCCGGATGAGGCCTACGCCACATTCGTGGCCAACCTGTGGCAACGGCGCACGCACTTTGACCATCGCGCTTGCCTGGTCGCTACCGACCGCTCACAAGCCATGCAAGGCCTGCAAGACCTGCAGGACATGCCACTGCCCATCAGGCACTCGCAGCCGGTTCGAGTCGCTTTGATGTTCTCGGGCCAGGGCGGCGAACATCGGGGCATGGCGCGCGCGCTGTATGAGCGAGAGCCCGTTTTCCGCCAGGCAGTGGATGAGTTCGACGCGATCTGCAGCACGACGTTCGCGGCACGGGCAGCGCAATTACTGTTCGATGACCACTTCAGTGGCGCGCTCGAAACGGATATCTCTCGCTCCCAGCCTTTGATCTTCGTTGTGCAAGTGGCGATGGCGCGCTTGCTCCTGAGCAACCTTCATGCACCTGACGCGTTACTGGGGCACAGCCTGGGAGAATATGCTGCGGCCTGCATCGCAGGCGTCTTCACCCCTGAGCAAGGCTTCATGATCGTCACCGAGCGCAGCCGTCTACTGCATTCGATCGGCGAGCAGGGCGCCATGCTGATGATCGCAACGGACCAGGAACAAGTCATCGGGCTGATGCAAGCGTGTGGCGTCAACGCATCCATCGCGGCAACCAATACGCTGGCCAACACCGTAGTATCGGGAAGCGTTGCCGACATCGAGACCCTGATGCGACATGCTGATGCCTGCGCAGTCACCCACCAGCGCCTGAACATCAGCAGGCCGGGACATTCGGCGCTCCTGGAGCCCTTGCTGGAACAGTTCGAGGCATTCGTCTCGCAGTTCGAACTGGCCTCCCCGTCCATGCCGCTGATCTCGGGCCTGACCGGAACAATGGCAGACAGCACGGTGGCCCAGGCCGCTTACTGGCGTCGCCAACTGCGCGAGACCGTCAACTGGCAGAGCGCTTACGCCTGCGCCGTGGAGCGAGGGTGTACCCATTTCGTCGAGGTCGGCGTATCCAGTGCCTTGTCTGCGATGGCAGTCGGGCAATCCCCTTCAGAGGTCATCGTTCTTCCAATGACTCGCAAGGGGCGCGCTAGCGATCAGCAATACCTCGCGGTGCTCGCACGGCTCTACAGCGATGGCGCCCAACTCAGCAGTTCGCTGGCACCGTCGCCCCACTTGCTCGAAGGATTGCCAAGTTATCCCTTTCAACGGGTGCGCTGCTGGATCGAAAGCAACGTCCCTGAGGCGAGCACACCAAGCCTTTACAAAACCACTTGGCATCCACTTTCCTGGGAAAATGCTCAATCGATCAGCTCGCCCCCCACGAACGTGTTGTTGCTCACCCCAGATTCGAATTCCAGATACGGCTCAGCACTGCAACGGGCTTTCGGCCACGTCTGGGCTGTGGACTCGGCCCCCTGGATAGGGGCTGCCCAAGGATCCGATCACTGCGCGCCTGCCGCAATCGACACGCTTTGGCGAGAGTACCCGGAAGGATTCGACTGCGTTTACGCAGACCTCACTCATCTGCCGACAGACGAGCCAGACGCGGCAGTCGCGGTGTGTGCCTATCTTCTGGACCTCGTGCGTAGCCTGACGCGAACGTACGCACAACTGCCTCGGCTTTGTGCGATCTGTGCAAGTCCGGCCGCAATGGCCCATCCCGATCATCCTTCAGCACTCGCCACCAGCGTGGCCGCCTTGTTCCGCACTGTCATGATCGAATGTCCACAACTGCGGGCGTGCGTGGTGCATTTCGTCCAGCCTTCGCCTGCGCAACCGGATGATGAAAACGAGTGGAGGGTGTTACGGCAGGTGCTGCACAGCGATGAAGCGCTGGTGCACTGTAGCGACGGCACTGCTCAGGTCCCGCGCCTGGAGGCAGCGCACCTCGAGCAGACACCCATGAAGTTCGACAACGGCATAACGTATCTACTGCTGGGCGGCGGCGGAGGAATTGGCAGACATTTGATACAGCGTCTTGTGGACGATCATGTCAGCGCTATTCATGTGATTGGACGATCCCTGCGGCCGGCAGATGAACTGCAGGCAATCATGCGTTGCCATCCTCAGGTCCACTACCACTGTATGGATACCAGCAGTGAACAAGGGCGGGAAGAATGTCGTGCCTGGGCCAGCAGCGCTCGCCTGGGCAAGCTGTGCCTGTTCAATCTGGCGGTGGATCTGCAAGACAAGTTGTACGAAGACGTCAGCTTCGAGGATCTGCGACGGGCATTCGCAGCCAAGTGCACAGCCATCCTCACGCTGTGCACTGTGCTTGCCGAACGAGGCTTGCAGGTCCAGTGGGTGATCAACTTCTCCTCCGCTACTGCGTTGCTGGGCAATGGCGGACAAGCGGCCTACGGGGCTGCCAGCGCCTTCCTCGACGCATTGCCAACCCAGTGCTTTGGCACCGCAGCCAACGTCTCCACCATCAACTGGGGCGTTTGGCTCGACGCCGGAGCACTACGCGATCAGCCTCAACGTCAACACGTCTTGCAAGCCGGCGGACTGCTGGGGCACTCGAGCGCCCAAGGCATCGATTACTTGAGTCAACTGATGGCACAACCGCCTGGCAACAGCGCATTCATGAAGTTGGACGTCGAGCTGCTCGCTGCTCGCTCGCCCGCATGCGCCAGGTTGCTTGAGCAGTTGCCCCCCTCAGCCCAGGCCAGCGCGATCTCGACCCCGGATTCTCTCACCCTGGCTGAGAGGCTCGGTACCTGTCACGACGAGCGCGCCAGGCGCTCGGAGCTCGAGCCGTGGCTGATGAAAACCGTGGACAACCTGGTAGGACTGAACGCCTCTACACAACGCAGCTTCCAGGACATCAGCCAGGCGACGCTGGCCGAGTTGGGTTTTGACTCACTGGCGAAGGTGCAATTGCGCAATGCGCTCACCACGCAGTTGGGTATTGATTACAGCATCAAGCAACTGCAGCAGATCGCCAATATGGACGCGCTCGCGCAGGTGGTCGCAACCTTGACCGGGACCGAACAATGGCGAGCGCCCGGCGCTCGACCGCAGTCACTGGATAGCGTGGAAACAGGGGAGCCCCCCGTGTCGATCCAGCAGGTTCGCTGGCTTTCGCTGATCGCCAAAGGGTACGGCCTGCGGGTCATTCCCTATCGAATTCATGCGCCGCTTCAGCGCGAGCATTGCTATGCTGCCTTGTCTCAAGTGCTGGACGAAGAGCCGCTGCTGCGCACCTTTTTCCCGCAAGGTAGACCACAGATCCGCTCGACCCACGAAGTACTTGACAGCTTCGACGCGCTGTTCGTGGACCTGCGAGATGTCGCCGATCCAGCCCAGCAGCTTGGTGAGCAGGTGCGCGCAATGGCTCGCACGCTACCCCAGCCGCAGGTGAACGTGACCTGGGCACTGCGTTTCATTGACGTGGGAGAACCCTTTTTCATCGCGCTGCTAGGTGTGCAGCACCTGGAGTTCGATGGCAAATCGCTGACGCTGATGCTCGAACGATTCGCCCATTGCCTGCACGCCTTCATGCGAGATCAAACGCCACGCGCACGCGCAGAGGGCCTGCGCTACGCCGACTACGCCAGAAGGCAGGCCCAGTACCAGAGCACTTGGGCGGAAGATGCCGCCTTCTTCCGGGGGCTGTTCAACGCCTTCGAGGGTCCCACAGCACTGCCTGACCACCCAGGGTTCACCTCGACGACGGTGGCGCCTTCAAGCCGATACAGTATTGAATTGCCATCGGCCAATCGGCGCCTGGCGACCTTGGGGGGCGAATACGGTTTCAGCGTATTCAATGCGGTCTTGTATGCCTATGCCTCCACCATGGCGCACGTGTTGCGGTGCGACAAGCTGATGATAAGCACGATCAATAGCGGCCGCGGTCTCGAGGAGCTCAACGATGTCATTGGCCCCTTCACTTCGCCTTGGCCCATTCCAATTACGGTGCATCACCAGTGGCTTGATGGCATAGGGATGGTCGCACGCACGATCAACGCCATGCAGGACTATCCGTTGATGCACCCAAGTATGCTGATTGATGTTGTCCCAGCATTCGCGGGTATGGCACTGGATACCTACTTCTCCGATCTGGGCATCAACTTCCTCAACTATCGGCACACGGTCCCGGCGCCAGATCAGGTGCGTGTGGAAGGTGTAGAAATTCTCGGGCCCATCTCAGACCGTCTATTGGCCCAAGCGAATATAGAAGACATGCAGCGTGTCCCTGGCCTGCACTTGGTAGTCGAGATACTTGACGACGACCTGCGCTTGAATTTCTGGCATCACAGTCAGCGCTTCAGCCACAAGCAGGTAGAAGGGTGGGCACAGTTGATGAGCCAGAAGCTCGATGCACTACTCCAACTGAAGGAGCGTGACGTGTGA
- a CDS encoding MFS transporter: MALSKPLALASLFHGRGLIVPLSALPTLARAAFMAYFLVYLKVNFGLAVDQIGLFIAGFVLFSSLVSLVAGALTDRLGPKWVIVLSPLLQSAAYVGLQLCDSLIVAFMLCLILNLAYLASETAVRLCIARWFGAHQTAGVLSVKYSLTNIAYAVGPLMGLWLHSLGGNPLLLCAVMASLLMAAIFLPWQPSDSGSDDSSPQETMRSTLRSMVADRTLLTYTLATILLAGVFGQFHLYIGQYLLTRYSVQQMYEIINVVFITNALTSACLQYVLGRHVSVEHFARWIGLCLVAFAIGLVGFGTSSTLVGWILFTLIFTVGEIIVQPVEFLFITEIAPAHRAGAYYSSQNLTYLGAASTPLVAGLILSQTSPIWLLIYLLTLLATGGGILLRHSRKIRPTVLVDEHGDGR, encoded by the coding sequence ATGGCGTTATCTAAACCTCTGGCGCTTGCGTCGCTGTTTCACGGCCGTGGATTGATCGTTCCTTTGTCGGCCTTGCCGACATTGGCGCGTGCCGCATTCATGGCCTACTTCCTGGTGTACTTGAAGGTCAACTTCGGCCTCGCAGTGGACCAAATAGGACTGTTCATCGCTGGCTTTGTCTTGTTCAGTTCACTGGTGAGCTTAGTGGCGGGAGCGCTGACCGATCGGCTAGGGCCCAAGTGGGTGATCGTACTTTCACCCCTGCTGCAAAGCGCGGCCTATGTGGGACTGCAACTGTGCGACTCGTTGATCGTCGCGTTCATGCTGTGTCTGATCCTGAACCTGGCGTACCTGGCTTCGGAGACTGCGGTGCGTCTGTGCATCGCTCGCTGGTTCGGTGCGCATCAGACGGCAGGCGTCCTCTCGGTGAAGTACAGCCTGACCAACATCGCCTACGCCGTCGGGCCATTGATGGGCCTTTGGTTGCACAGCCTCGGCGGAAATCCGCTACTACTGTGCGCAGTCATGGCTTCACTGTTGATGGCTGCAATCTTTCTCCCCTGGCAGCCAAGCGACTCTGGCAGCGACGACTCCAGCCCCCAGGAAACGATGCGGTCGACCCTCAGGAGCATGGTCGCAGACCGAACATTACTGACCTACACGCTGGCGACTATCTTGCTCGCAGGCGTGTTTGGCCAGTTTCATCTCTACATCGGCCAATATCTGCTGACGCGCTACTCGGTCCAGCAGATGTACGAAATCATCAATGTCGTCTTCATCACTAACGCGCTGACGTCCGCCTGCTTGCAATATGTGTTGGGCCGTCACGTCTCAGTTGAACATTTCGCGCGCTGGATCGGACTGTGCCTGGTGGCCTTTGCCATTGGGCTCGTTGGCTTCGGCACGTCCAGCACACTGGTGGGATGGATACTGTTCACGCTGATATTCACCGTCGGCGAAATCATCGTGCAACCTGTCGAATTTCTGTTCATCACTGAGATCGCGCCGGCACACCGGGCCGGGGCCTACTACAGCTCGCAGAATCTAACGTATTTGGGTGCCGCTTCCACTCCGCTGGTGGCCGGGCTGATCCTTTCTCAGACAAGCCCGATCTGGCTGTTGATTTATCTTCTGACATTGCTCGCCACAGGCGGGGGTATATTGCTGCGACACAGTCGGAAAATCCGCCCAACCGTACTCGTCGACGAGCACGGTGACGGACGGTGA
- a CDS encoding serine hydrolase → MPIELPAHPYPARCSTIQDIHQCMLTLSRTGPGCAYRWCILDWQTGSRFEQAADAPCPASSTRKLFILIAVLREIETGNWRLDDRLWLLPQAAGQQTCGALWLLDEPRAFTIAELLKCMMALSDNVATFHLVRRLGLQRLNAFSKTLQLQHTHHVGAVPNPLLDADHPLEAVNTTTASDLVKALELMVQGVQGTGRGPTFIAQELCEFGLACMRGQQDTTAIRSWLDEASHVGDKHGIGYRNYNNVGYFMRQGQVKVIVSVIVDDLNHVAPTTCAFAHARDFIGLFSRLLDDYCTLQHD, encoded by the coding sequence ATGCCTATTGAACTGCCCGCTCACCCGTACCCAGCGCGTTGCTCGACGATTCAGGACATTCATCAGTGCATGCTCACGCTGTCACGAACAGGGCCAGGTTGCGCTTATCGATGGTGCATCCTCGACTGGCAGACAGGCTCGCGCTTCGAACAGGCAGCCGATGCGCCATGCCCTGCCTCGAGTACCCGCAAACTGTTCATCCTCATTGCGGTACTGCGCGAAATCGAAACCGGTAACTGGCGGCTCGACGACCGGCTTTGGCTCCTTCCGCAGGCGGCTGGCCAGCAGACGTGCGGGGCATTATGGCTACTGGACGAACCCCGCGCGTTCACCATTGCGGAGTTGCTCAAATGCATGATGGCCCTGAGCGACAACGTAGCCACGTTCCATCTCGTGCGTCGGCTCGGCCTGCAGCGGCTCAATGCGTTTTCAAAGACGTTGCAGTTGCAGCACACCCATCATGTCGGTGCCGTCCCCAACCCGCTGCTCGATGCAGACCATCCCCTGGAAGCGGTGAATACCACCACCGCTTCGGACCTGGTGAAAGCCCTGGAGTTGATGGTGCAGGGCGTTCAAGGCACCGGCAGGGGCCCCACATTCATTGCCCAAGAACTGTGTGAATTCGGCTTGGCGTGCATGCGTGGGCAACAAGACACCACGGCAATCCGAAGTTGGCTCGACGAGGCCAGTCACGTAGGTGATAAACACGGCATTGGTTATCGCAACTACAACAACGTGGGTTACTTCATGCGCCAAGGTCAGGTGAAGGTGATCGTTTCGGTCATCGTTGACGACCTGAACCACGTCGCTCCCACCACATGCGCCTTTGCCCACGCCAGGGACTTCATTGGGCTGTTTTCACGCCTGCTCGATGACTACTGCACACTTCAGCATGATTAA
- the proS gene encoding proline--tRNA ligase yields MKTAIKPTRAENFPEWYQQVVLHAEMAENSPVRGCMVIRPWGYGIWEHIQQELDRRFKETGHVNAYFPLLIPLSFLQKEADHVEGFAKECAVVTHHRLEQDAEGALVAAGELEEPLIIRPTSETVIGASFARWVQSYRDLPLLINQWANVLRWEMRPRIFLRTSEFLWQEGHTAHACKEEALEETLRMLNIYADFVHDHLAIPVIKGLKCSWERFPGAVDTYTIEAMMQDGKALQAGTSHFLGQNFAKASDIRFINRDGQRAFAWTTSWGVSTRMIGAMIMTHGDDDGLRVPPKVAPVQIVIVPVVRDESDRQSILEACDVLRSRLSAQRWDDQPVRALVDKRELSGADKKWYHIKRGVPIRVEIGAREVLASTVSLSLRTEPKEVESSTVEHFIHSVSQRLQGIQDRLLEQASQRLLERTITVTSLSDFKRAFEEEQQTAPFVLAPFVDHPHVEEGLSGMGVSVRCLPLQQTGDTHHCLFTGQPTQTMALFAKSY; encoded by the coding sequence ATGAAAACTGCAATCAAACCTACGCGAGCCGAGAACTTCCCAGAGTGGTATCAGCAAGTCGTCCTGCACGCTGAGATGGCTGAGAATTCGCCAGTAAGGGGTTGCATGGTCATTCGACCCTGGGGTTATGGTATTTGGGAACATATTCAGCAAGAACTGGACAGGCGTTTCAAGGAGACGGGCCATGTCAATGCTTACTTTCCGTTATTGATTCCATTGTCGTTTCTGCAAAAGGAGGCCGATCATGTCGAGGGCTTCGCCAAAGAGTGCGCAGTCGTCACCCATCATCGTCTCGAGCAGGACGCAGAGGGTGCTCTGGTCGCCGCCGGTGAACTCGAAGAGCCGCTGATCATCAGGCCGACCAGCGAAACGGTGATAGGCGCCTCATTTGCTCGCTGGGTACAGAGTTATCGGGATCTGCCATTGCTGATCAACCAGTGGGCCAATGTGCTGCGCTGGGAAATGCGGCCGCGGATCTTCCTGCGAACTTCGGAGTTCCTGTGGCAAGAAGGCCATACGGCCCATGCATGCAAAGAGGAGGCTCTGGAGGAAACTCTGAGAATGTTGAATATCTACGCGGACTTCGTCCACGACCACCTGGCGATTCCGGTCATCAAGGGCCTCAAGTGCTCCTGGGAGCGCTTTCCTGGCGCGGTCGATACCTACACCATCGAAGCCATGATGCAGGACGGCAAGGCGTTGCAGGCGGGTACGTCGCATTTTCTGGGGCAGAATTTCGCTAAAGCTTCCGATATCCGCTTCATCAATCGCGACGGTCAGCGAGCATTCGCCTGGACGACCTCCTGGGGGGTGTCCACACGAATGATCGGCGCAATGATCATGACGCACGGTGACGACGATGGTCTGCGGGTTCCACCCAAAGTGGCGCCCGTGCAGATAGTCATCGTGCCCGTCGTTCGCGATGAGTCGGACAGACAGTCGATCCTGGAGGCTTGCGACGTACTGCGCTCGCGACTGTCAGCGCAGCGCTGGGACGATCAGCCGGTACGAGCGCTGGTGGATAAACGAGAACTAAGCGGTGCGGACAAGAAGTGGTACCACATTAAACGAGGTGTTCCGATACGGGTTGAAATTGGCGCCAGGGAAGTTCTGGCAAGCACCGTGTCGTTAAGTCTTCGGACCGAGCCCAAAGAGGTTGAAAGTTCGACAGTCGAACACTTTATCCATAGCGTAAGTCAGCGACTTCAAGGGATACAGGACCGGTTATTGGAACAGGCCAGTCAGCGTTTACTGGAGCGGACGATCACTGTAACTTCATTGAGCGATTTCAAGCGAGCGTTCGAGGAAGAGCAGCAGACTGCGCCATTCGTACTGGCGCCTTTTGTAGATCATCCTCACGTAGAAGAGGGGCTCTCAGGCATGGGCGTCAGTGTCCGTTGTCTGCCCCTGCAACAAACAGGCGATACACACCATTGTTTATTCACTGGGCAACCGACCCAGACAATGGCGCTATTTGCCAAGTCCTACTGA
- a CDS encoding thioesterase II family protein, translated as MSQDRISLLCFSYAGGSASFYARWQRLLPMAQVIPVDLPPRGQSPGAPAFNSREATITYLLEQVQSRCRGRFALFGHSLGGRLAFELLVSLEQRLELRAEALFVSGCLAPERFAVAMGAYERDLSDQRLLQVLQDLGGTPPELMSNPELMQQALPVIRADFQLAIDLSRCPPAQVSAPIHLILGDNDPVTDQQPDYSGWARQTLGRCQLTTVAGDHFFIRTNFAAVAETVARTLREVTAHAY; from the coding sequence GTGAGCCAGGACCGTATTTCATTGCTGTGTTTTTCCTACGCGGGAGGTAGCGCGAGTTTCTACGCACGCTGGCAACGTCTACTACCGATGGCCCAGGTCATACCTGTGGACTTGCCGCCACGGGGCCAGTCGCCCGGGGCCCCTGCGTTCAACAGCCGTGAAGCCACGATCACCTATCTGCTCGAACAGGTGCAAAGCCGCTGCCGCGGCCGGTTTGCGTTGTTCGGGCATAGTCTTGGCGGTCGGCTCGCCTTTGAGCTGCTCGTCAGTCTTGAGCAGCGTCTGGAACTGCGCGCAGAGGCACTGTTCGTCAGTGGCTGCCTGGCACCCGAGCGCTTCGCCGTTGCCATGGGCGCCTATGAACGTGATCTGAGCGATCAGCGCCTGCTGCAGGTTCTCCAGGACTTGGGCGGTACGCCGCCAGAACTGATGAGCAACCCTGAACTCATGCAACAGGCTCTGCCGGTCATACGCGCAGATTTTCAGCTGGCCATCGACCTCTCCAGATGCCCGCCTGCGCAGGTATCGGCGCCCATTCATCTCATACTGGGCGATAACGACCCGGTGACCGATCAGCAGCCCGATTACTCGGGCTGGGCGCGTCAAACGTTGGGCAGGTGCCAATTGACGACGGTCGCAGGCGATCACTTCTTCATCCGTACGAACTTCGCAGCCGTAGCTGAGACGGTGGCACGAACGCTTCGTGAGGTCACCGCACATGCCTATTGA